The DNA window ctgaaaaaaaaaaactagataaATACTaagaaaacctttttttttccccattgcATTGCAATTGGAATAGTTAATGGTATAACCAAAGAATAAGTAGTACTAGTATCTCTCTAAGTTATGACAATTATTTGAACCTATAGTAATCACCATTGCTTACTAATATCtgattttaaaagattttataGTCCTGTAATAATATCTAATAAGTACTATAATCAATAATTACCAGTAAATCTAGATAGTCAGTAATAGAATAGTTGCTTGCAGATAAAAATACATGGCAATGATAAGTTAGTTACCAGTAAGTATTGAGGAATAGGTCTTAAAATGGCAAGTGGAGAGATGTTCATTAATGTCAAGCACTGGTTTGTTTCAATGGATTAATTCAACCTTCCGAGGGCCTCATTTGTTTTGAGAGTGAAGTATCATTGATCATGAATCCAAATCACTTTAAAAAAGTCCCAGGAGGAGCTCTCATAGTTGTATCGTGGCCCAGGCACCCCACTATGACTTGGCCTTCCAGTCCATTTTCGAAGGGGAGTGAGAGATTTGAACTGTGGTGACAGACCAGCTGGCTATGCGCAGCACGTACGTGAGTCAGGGTTTGCGAGGAGCACTGGATCAGTCAATGCCAGTGAGGTGATCCAAATCTGACGGCTTGTTACTTCTAATATTGCCCCACAGTTATTTTTTACTATGGATATGTATGCTGGTTATTCTGCCACTGGAATACAGAGTTTAGACATCCAAGTATAGAATTGCTGATTTAGTCTCAACCATCTGTATTCACCTCAGTCTCATTCCCATCACAGGCCTCTGGTGTCACAGTCAATGATGAAGTCATTAAAGTCTTCAATGACATGAAAGTACGGAAGTCCTCATCCTCAGACGAGGTGAAAAAGCGCAAAAAGGCAGTGCTGTTCTGCCTCAGCGATGACAAGAAGAAGATTGTCGTTGAGGAGGGCAAGCAGATCTTAGTAGGAGACATTGGAGACACTGTTGACGACCCCTACGCCTGCTTTGTGAAGCTCTTACCTCTTAATGACTGCAGATATGGCTTATATGATGCCACTTATGAAACTAAAGAGTCTAAGAAAGAAGACTTGGTATTTATATTTTGGTATGTAGTCTGTCTGAAAAGGTTATTATAGTTTAGAAAAAAttctcattattattaatgcatatttagttagtttgaaatagtttttataaaattttaaatttatatctTTGGAAAAGCTTTGGTTAgtgttagttttagttttttttttatcccttaTACCTTGTTTGATCTCAAAATGTACTTCATCACTAAAATTCAACAACGAACTGCAATTTTATATGGgggtttttgtttggtttttttaagtcaaattttttttttttttttttttggttagcATGCATACTGAACATTGCTATTTTTGATTTAAGGGCTCCTGAAGGTGCACCGTTAAAAAGCAAGATGATATATGCTAGCTCAAAAGATGCCATTAAGAAGAAGTTTACAGGTGAGTACTGTCATATTCGCTAAGAATACCAATAATCTTTACAAAACAGATCCTGGGTTCTGCATGCTGATTGGCAATACAGTCTTCCAGTCTTtccatatatatacacacacacacatagatgcCTCCTTAATGTCTGTTCTTTGGGTCGCTATACATAAGCTGTCCACCATATTGGAATGGTCAAATCTGGTTCCTGAACGCTCAAGAGCAAGCTGACTGTGATATCTGCAATAGACATTAGCAGATTATTTGGTTACACCTTATTTTAAGGTGTAaagtgttacagtgtaattatacaataaagtactgagtaataataattaactacatgtacttcctatagggtttgggttaggattagggtgtggtttagggttagttgcatgtaattatgcataatttatagtaattACTATTTTGACTACATATAatatgtaacaaggacactgtaaaatggCTGCCTCCAAAATCGCAAACTTTCCTACTATATAGTTGGCGAAAAACaatatgtgacaaaagaagtatgtccgaatttgcagcactcataaaagagtagccgggaaagtacccagatgacctactactctcggcgagattctgaagtgtgcatacgatggacacttCACTATCCCATAGGAGAGGAtatgtgaatggcagtgaaccGACACTGGTAGGTCACCTGATTATGACTAAATGGCGAATGTAGTATGtccggattacattcatactacacacactcatactatatagaacatatttTGGTAGTGATCATGAACTAATTACttaaataagtacctactcaaaaGAGTAAgtgatttcggacgcagccattgtCTAGGTGGTGTGTATTTCACTCAAATATTATTTCtaccatttaaatatatataaaactttgtAACTAAAACAAGGCTTTAATCAAAATTTGTGTCCTTAAGATTTTTTACATCTTGTAGCCATAACTTTCTTTCCCAGTTTACACAGTGACTAAGAACTAAGTCATTTGTAGCTTGATTTTGCGACAACACTGTGGCACTTTTTTAAGAACATTGCAGTGTTTATTGAAGAATCCCAACCAGCCGGACACAATAACACTGGGTCAAACAAGTCATGCGAGTTATTGCATTTTAATGAAAGATTATGAAGATAATTTGAAGAATCATTCTCAATAAGACCAGAAACAAAGCATGAACACAGAAGCCAATATTCACATAAAACACTACAATGGGAATAACCGAGTCATTTCTAGAATGAAAATagtagaataaaatgtttttattaatacatacttattctttttttttttttcaggtatcAAACACGAATGGCAGGTTAATGGTTTAGACGACATTCAGGACCGCTCAACCCTGGCAGAAAAGTTGGGAGGAAGTGTGGTTGTATCGCTGGAGGGGAGACCATTGTAAACTAAACAGCCATGTGCCATCTGGATTCCACACGCTTTCATCTTAGCAGCTGTCTCTATCATTTGATCCTGAAGGAATAGTCCTAGTTTGTTccctttttctttatttttttttttaagtttttttttttttttcaacattaaggAGATCTCATTAACATATGACATTAAGAAAAACattaacatacacacacacacacacacacaaatctacCAGCTGAATGCCAGCTTACTTTTGCAGTTTGTGGTAATTTTTTATATCCCCGAAGAACGTTCTGTCTCCCTCTGCGTGTTTTGCCAAACAACAGTAGAAAGCTCGGATGATCACATATATTAACCAGCAAAAACTAAGTTGATATCTTTATGATGTATTTTCAGAGATATTCTATTATGCTGTAAGATGTATGTTAATGCCTCACAGCAATGCATTAACCAGTGACAAGCACTTTACAAGTCTGAAACTATTTATTTGAACTCTTCTACCTAATCTGGCTCATTTGACATGGAAAACACGTTAATTTTATGCAGATAAACAAAGCACTTTTCGTTTTTACACCATCAGTTGAAGGAGGACTTTCTGTCTGGAATTTCTGTGTCTGTCAACCCGGAATAGAAGTTACCACAGCTTTCATTCCTGTTACGCATATGGACATAAACAGATGGTTTGAACTGTTCCATTGCAGCCTTTGATTCAAATGCACCACAGAACATGAAGGCCGAGCTGCTtggaatgttttatttttttttttctattattttttttaacactacATGAAAATACAATATTATCTGTAATGATGGCAATAATTGCAGCCTGAagtgaaaatttgtttttgagATCGAGGAAGGTGCCACTTTGAAATAAAATCTTGTGGCAGAATTCTTGGATGGATTTCTTGGCTCCATTAAATGGTCTGATTTCATTAGGGTGTCACCTCAATGACATGTGAAATGCTTGACCGGTGTGTGTTTAGTCATCAGAATGACCTAATTGAATGGgctattaaatgaaaaatattttttatttgcattattttattaattcatatttattaacattattttttaatgttcgaTGTCAAGGATAACCTGTAAAGACTGTTAATCAAAgaatattgttctgtttatcgttctgtctatccatccatccatctatcggtcattctgtccatccatccatccatccatccatccatctatctatcggtcattctgtccatccatctatctatctatcatgtcattctatccgtctatctttctgtctttctatcATTTGttcgtccgtccatccatccatccatccatccatcattctatccatctatcgtctgtctatctatctatctatctatctatctatctatcattcattCGCTCTATCTCCATCTATCTATTCTATCATTCTAACTATTGTTCTGTCAtttcatctgtccatccatccttccatcaaTCCATCCCTTAATGCTGTAGATATATTAGTAGTAAAGCCAATACAAACTTAAAGACTTAAAactcaaagggttagttcacccaaaaatgaaaattatgtcattaatgactcaccctcatgtcgttccaaacccgtaagacctccgttcatctttggaacacagtttaagatattttagatttagtccgagagctttctgtctctccattgaaaatgtatgtacggtatactgtccatgtccagaaaggtaataaaaacatcatcaaagtagtccatgtgacatcagtgggttagttagaattagttgaagcatcgaaaatacattttggtccaaaaataacaaaaactacgacttaaTTCAGCATtatattctcttccgggtctgttgtcaattcgCATTCAtgactccgcttcttcttcttcttctttcctgttttacggcggttggcatccagcttattggtgcattaccgcccccttctgctccagagtgtggttcacgactccgcagtgacgctgctgatgtaagacgctgatgacgtgttatcctgtgcgcccgagcttcgtttacagtctgagggagacaaacgctgtattcaagctattctacattgtttgtattttggtattgctatattttttaaaatggtgcgtaagtgtgcatgtcgcagatgtcctaatcgccaaaaacaactacggcaacgtaaaagtgcattaccaatgccgacagatgaaaggactcaatggaaaggattccggaagagaatataatgctgaataaagtcatagtttttgttatttttggaccaaaatgtattttcgatgcttcaaaaacttctaactaacccactggtgtcacatggactactttgatgatgtttttattacctttctggacatggacagtctaccgtacatacattattaatggagggacagaaagctctcggactaaatctaaaatatcttaaactgtgttccgaagatgaacttttGGGTTCtgaagattttcatttttggttgaactaaccctttaaatatgctTTAAGCAATATTTGGAGTTTTTTTTGACAATCCTTCCTTTTCTAGTTCttgaactgtttttttttttttgtttgttttttttttttttttagtatttggtTAAGTTTGGATTTGGGATTCTGATACTTTCATACAAGCTTGTAAAGTGTTGAACTCACTAGGAGAAAATCAGATACTTATATCTGGGAAGCCGATGCATGACTTTAAGcatttaataaagtttaaatgAACAGCCCAACCTCCTTTAACTACTTCTTACAGGCCAAGCGGTTTCTATGAGCATGGTCTTGCAGTAGATCTGGGCTTGAGGCCAGTGGCTGCTTTTccctttggagaatttgatccGCAGGCAGGGAGCAATCCTCTGCTGCTCTGCGCTATTTATGGCCAGCATGCTTTTGTGTCTTGTCATCGTTGTCCACAAATGGCAAAACTGAACATGCTTTCAAAGAGCTACAAAAGGGACATTGGTGAACAGGCTGGGCAGCggttataaaatgtattaaaaagagTTCCTCACTGTTGTGTTATAAAGAGTGTTTCTCACTCTTGAATGAAATAGCACGAATGAAAGGGTGCTCTCAGTTTCACTGAAAAACTGCTCTCAAATAtcacacaattaaaaaaaaaacacaatgttaGATTGTTACAAATCTAACCCATGAAATCCCCATTGTATAAAAGCTTTCAGAGAAGGAAACTACTGGCCTTCATCTGTGCCGTTGATTATAGTTCAGTTATGAACACATGTTCACACTGTTGTCTCCTCTGGGAACTTTCTAGTAGTGGTTATGAAACTAGTTCTCTGT is part of the Chanodichthys erythropterus isolate Z2021 chromosome 18, ASM2448905v1, whole genome shotgun sequence genome and encodes:
- the cfl2 gene encoding cofilin-2, encoding MASGVTVNDEVIKVFNDMKVRKSSSSDEVKKRKKAVLFCLSDDKKKIVVEEGKQILVGDIGDTVDDPYACFVKLLPLNDCRYGLYDATYETKESKKEDLVFIFWAPEGAPLKSKMIYASSKDAIKKKFTGIKHEWQVNGLDDIQDRSTLAEKLGGSVVVSLEGRPL